One window of the Colletotrichum destructivum chromosome 6, complete sequence genome contains the following:
- a CDS encoding Putative short-chain dehydrogenase/reductase SDR, NAD(P)-binding domain superfamily, translated as MSNVPSSSEPWSLIGKTAIITGGSRGIGSRTAAYFVRKGLSNLAITYVSNKAAADKTLEHCRELGIKNAVAIQADATDSTVGPRVIKEVLSGLNVTTIDILVNNAVIPNDKTRDLKTLQAEDFNELMVGNVYFPVSLTVAFLEHAPKYGGRVINLSSMAGKTGNPEAFATYGATKAALESFTRSFADSFSLKTGITFNSISVGPTETEALQGAREDYAGEYIKEQIKLITAAPRSGSVDDIAYIIGFLASEEGRWVNGALIPANGGHKMTLALFG; from the coding sequence ATGTCCAACGTACCCTCGTCATCGGAACCTTGGTCGTTAATAGGCAAGACCGCTATTATCACCGGCGGATCTCGTGGAATCGGCAGCAGGACCGCCGCGTATTTTGTCCGCAAGGGCCTAAGCAACCTTGCAATCACATACGTTTCCAACAAAGCCGCTGCCGACAAGACGCTAGAGCACTGTCGCGAACTAGGAATTAAgaacgccgtcgccatccaGGCAGACGCTACAGACAGCACAGTCGGTCCCAGGGTCATCAAGGAGGTGCTGAGCGGACTGAACGTAACCACgatcgacatcctcgtcaacaacgccgtCATCCCAAATGACAAGACCAGAGACCTCAAGACCCTCCAGGCCGAAGACTTCAACGAGTTGATGGTCGGCAACGTTTACTTCCCCGTCAGCCTCACCGTCGCCTTCCTTGAGCACGCACCAAAGTACGGGGGACGCGTCATCAACCTCTCAAGCATGGCCGGCAAGACAGGCAATCCCGAGGCCTTTGCGACCTACGGTGCCACGAAGGCTGCGCTCGAAAGCTTCACGCGGTCCTTCGCAGATTCCTTCTCCTTAAAAACAGGCATCACTTTTAACAGCATCTCCGTCGGACCTACGGAGACTGAAGCGTTGCAAGGCGCAAGGGAGGATTACGCCGGGGAATACATTAAGGAACAAATCAAGCTTATTACTGCGGCTCCCCGCTCTGGAAGCGTAGACGATATTGCGTACATTATTGGTTTCCTGGCGAGTGAGGAGGGACGATGGGTAAACGGTGCCTTGATCCCCGCCAACGGAGGACACAAGATGACTCTTGCTCTGTTTGGCTAA
- a CDS encoding Putative molybdenum cofactor sulfurase, pyruvate kinase-like, insert domain superfamily, which yields MDALTNTTLTEVHVATNPLTTVNAAVVLVVATVTALLFRVRRFRSQAAGDALEISQLYVYPVKGLRGCELQEARVGQHGLVGDRTFSLQKVHRDKNDPSEKTYETLFIGRCLQLALFETLVHNESNEVAVKWHGRETDFGKRAADEKVDTDDEIRFPLSPGLEGLEECEVSLHVSRTKAYDMGDELASWFSDRLGFETRLVYIGDGSRAVLGSLAPNSRGGLKKAKWTSRLRALVPSLAFREERLVFNDLGHYLVVTEASNSQVSSRLEGGAEMDVRKFRPNIVVKGASAPFVEDFWGELTFEGGVRMPLTSNCYRCQSITVDYDTGKAAADDRGSVWKKLNKDRRVDKGAKYSPVFGRYGFCFGSAVGKTLTVGERARVTIVNPDRTTFD from the exons ATGGACGCGTTGACGAACACGACATTAACGGAGGTTCACGTTGCAACCAACCCACTAACGACTGTGAATGCTGCTGTTGTCTTGGTGGTCGCAACAGTCACCGCTTTGCTCTTCAGAGTGCGACGTTTTCGATCACAGGCCGCCGGGGACGCATTGGAGATCTCACAG CTCTACGTGTATCCAGTCAAGGGGCTCAGGGGCTGCGAGCTGCAAGAAGCACGGGTTGGGCAACACGGCTTGGTCGGAGACCGCACATTTTCACTTCAGAAAGTTCATCGCGACAAGAACGATCCGTCCGAGAAGACGTACGAGACGCTGTTTATAGGCCGATGCCTCCAACTTGCACTGTTCGAAACTTTGGTCCATAACGAGAGTAACGAGGTGGCGGTGAAGTGGCATGGCCGCGAGACGGACTTCGGCAAAAGAGCAGCAGATGAAAAAGTCGACACAGACGACGAGATCCGATTTCCGCTATCGCCAGGACTGGAGGGCCTTGAGGAATGCGAAGTAAGCCTGCACGTTAGCCGGACAAAGGCATACGACATGGGCGATGAGCTAGCCTCCTGGTTCTCCGATCGCCTGGGGTTCGAGACACGCTTGGTCTACATTGGCGACGGGTCGCGCGCCGTCCTTGGATCCCTCGCTCCAAACAGCCGCGGAGGACTAAAGAAGGCCAAGTGGACGAGCCGTCTCCGCGCCCTGGTGCCATCCCTCGCGTTCCGGGAGGAGCGTCTTGTCTTCAACGACCTCGGGCACTACCTCGTGGTCACTGAGGCGAGCAATTCCCAGGTTTCCTCTCGTCTTGAGGGCGGTGCCGAGATGGATGTCCGGAAGTTCCGGCCCAATatcgtcgtcaagggcgcGTCCGCGCCGTTCGTGGAGGACTTCTGGGGCGAGCTCACAttcgagggcggcgtccgGATGCCACTGACTTCCAACTGCTACCGCTGCCAGAGCATTACCGTCGACTACGACACGGGGAAGGCGGCAGCTGACGATCGGGGCTCGGTGTGGAAGAAGTTGAACAAAGACCGCCGTGTCGATAAAGGAGCCAAGTACAGCCCGGTGTTTGGCCGCTACGGATTCTGCTTTGGGTCAGCAGTCGGGAAGACCTTGACTGTCGGAGAGAGGGCCCGGGTTACTATCGTCAACCCTGACAGGACTACTTTTG ACTGA
- a CDS encoding Putative zn(2)Cys(6) fungal-type DNA-binding domain, fungal transcription factor produces MVTNRIRVVEGSCWPCKKRRIKCDLTKPCCDRCSKIGAHCDFNARRLKWNTRPTTKAPVIYQIATRDGQLAASLASDERRALDYFHHRLWPLLTTAPEPCAAPILQALEHRVVLLATCVIADAHRVLQDGRNSRSLLRLKRLECLAAVRGEIGGAQIDTADKSSLMTLLLAVLLLYFHDGFLECAHASSSSSSSSFSSSTSSTSTSSTSSHHGGVRAIVDSLGGIQPVLEASHESIHMLLSEFASADLTSIILKGGKPSFPPEIWETINKRSVWWGRDILGRSSLASVFQETSRLAWYLDAVNTGSEQLSMGTILSFETALSPIYARITDACIDVVQGDSELESNHAFTLIRAFQHTALIYMYRAVCGLPVSHSLVQQHVLPCLECILEIKQPSKVLNCVIFPLLVAGAHVQSRRHRKAVLALVHVIRDTVRFASFSSVSDVLCSIWKADDEEVSWFHMFSGLGPDAIVL; encoded by the coding sequence ATGGTCACCAACAGAATCAGGGTCGTCGAGGGGTCCTGCTGGCCCTGCAAGAAACGCCGCATCAAGTGTGACCTCACCAAGCCGTGTTGTGACCGGTGCTCCAAGATAGGCGCCCACTGCGACTTCAATGCCCGTCGCCTGAAATGGAACACGCGCCCGACGACCAAGGCGCCGGTCATCTACCAGATCGCAACGCGCGACGGgcagctcgccgcctcccttGCGTCCGACGAGAGGCGCGCTCTCGACTACTTCCACCACCGTCTCTGGCCTCTCCTTACGACCGCCCCGGAACCATGCGCCGCCCCGATTCTGCAGGCGCTCGAGCACCGTGTGGTGCTCCTCGCAACGTgcgtcatcgccgacgcccaccGCGTCCTCCAGGACGGGAGGAACAGCCGCAGCCTCCTCCGGCTGAAGCGGCTCGAGTGTCTTGCTGCGGTACGAGGAGAGATAGGCGGGGCCCAGATAGACACGGCGGATAAATCGTCGTTGATGACGCTCTTGTTGGCAGTTCTCCTTTTATACTTTCATGACGGCTTTCTCGAATGCGCACatgcttcctcctcctcctcctcctcctctttctcttcctcaacctcctcaacctcaacctcTTCAACCTCGAGTCATCACGGAGGCGTGCGGGCCATCGTTGACAGCCTCGGAGGTATCCAGCCGGTTCTGGAGGCAAGTCACGAGTCTATCCACATGCTCCTCTCCGAGTTTGCATCGGCGGATCTCACGAGCATCATCCTGAAGGGCGGGAAGCCGTCATTCCCACCGGAGATTTGGGAAACCATAAACAAGAGATCCGTCTGGTGGGGGAGAGATATCCTGGGACGTTCTTCTCTGGCTTCGGTCTTCCAAGAAACGTCCCGCCTGGCATGGTATCTCGATGCAGTGAATACCGGAAGCGAACAACTTTCGATGGGAACCATCCTTAGTTTCGAGACGGCCTTGTCACCGATATACGCAAGAATCACAGACGCATGTATCGATGTTGTCCAAGGGGACTCTGAGCTCGAGAGTAACCATGCATTTACTCTGATCCGCGCATTTCAACACACGGCACTCATTTACATGTATCGAGCTGTATGCGGCCTGCCGGTCTCCCACTCTCTCGTTCAACAGCATGTGCTACCATGCTTGGAGTGTATTCTCGAGATCAAGCAACCGTCCAAGGTTCTCAACTGCGTCATATTTCCTCTGCTAGTTGCCGGGGCACACGTGCAGTCCCGAAGACATCGGAAGGCTGTCCTGGCATTGGTGCACGTCATTCGAGACACTGTCCGGTTTGCCTCATTCAGCTCCGTGAGCGACGTACTCTGCTCAATATGGaaagccgacgacgaggaagtgTCTTGGTTTCACATGTTCTCAGGACTCGGGCCGGACGCCATTGTGTTATGA
- a CDS encoding Putative aldehyde dehydrogenase domain, aldehyde/histidinol dehydrogenase, whose amino-acid sequence MSAPVLNLTAPNGTKISLPTGLFINNEFVKGNGSAKITAINPSDESEIASVEAASADDVDKAVKAARAALNGPGWGDISSTDRGRLMFKLADLVETHEAALATLETWNGGKPYNVALGEDVAETVATLRYYAGWADKIHGETIPTTPQKFAYTLKQPVGVCASIIPWNYPIMMAAWKLGPALACGNTVVLKPAEQTPLSVLYFANLVKEAGFPPGVINIVNGLGRETGNALVSHTDVDKVAFTGSTATGRQIMKTASVNIKNITLETGGKSPLLVFKDADLDQAAKWGHVGIMSNQGQICTSTSRILVQEEVYQDYVARFKKICLENKVGNPFDDDTFQGPQITKAQYDKILGYIQAGKDEGASLVTGGVPYKNVGDGKGFFIEPTVFSDVKKDMRIFQEEVFGPFVAITPFKTEEEAVALANNTSYGLGAALFSRDIERCHRVAARLESGMVWINSSNDSDIRVPFGGVKQSGIGRELGEAGLAAYTQTKAVHVNLGLVL is encoded by the exons CGACGAATCTGAGATTGCCTCGGTCGAAGCAGCGTCggccgacgatgtcgacAAGGCGGTGAAAGCAGCCCGCGCGGCGCTCAACGGCCCCGGCTGGGGAGACATCTCCAGCACCGACCGCGGTCGGCTCATGTTCAagctcgccgacctcgtcgagacCCATGAAGCGGCTCTGGCGACCCTAGAGACGTGGAACGGCGGGAAACCCTACAACGTGGCCCtgggcgaggacgtcgccgagaccgTTGCCACGCTCCGCTACTACGCCGGCTGGGCCGACAAGATCCACGGCGAGACGATCCCCACCACTCCCCAGAAGTTTGCCTACACGTTGAAACAGCCGGTTGGGGTATGTGCTTCCATCATCCCCTGGAACTATCCTatcatgatggcggcgtg GAAGCTCGGTCCCGCGTTGGCGTGTGGCAACACTGTCGTTCTGAAGCCTGCCGAGCAGACGCCACTATCGGTCCTTTACTTCGCAAACTTGGTGAAGGAGGCCGGGTTCCCCCCCGGCGTCATCAACATTGTGAATGGTCTTGGAAGGGAAACGGGCAATGCACTGGTTTCCCACACCGACGTTGACAAGGTCGCCTTCACCGGCTCCACGGCAACCGGACGCCAAATCATGAAGACTGCCAGTGTCAACATCAAGAACATCACCCTGGAGACGGGCGGCAAATCCCCTCTCTTGGtcttcaaggacgccgaTCTCGACCAGGCCGCCAAGTGGGGGCACGTCGGCATCATGAGCAACCAAGGCCAGATTTGCACGTCCACGTCGAGGATTTTGGTGCAGGAAGAGGTCTACCAAGACTATGTCGCCCGCTTCAAGAAGATCTGTCTCGAGAACAAGGTCGGCAACccctttgacgacgacacgTTCCAGGGCCCTCAGATCACCAAGGCCCAGTATGACAAGATTCTGGGCTACATCCAAGCTGGaaaggacgagggcgccaGCCTGGTGACAGGCGGTGTCCCTTACAAGAACGTCGGTGACGGGAAGGGCTTCTTCATCGAGCCCACCGTCTTCTCTGACGTCAAGAAAGACATGAGAATCTTCCAGGAGGAAGTCTTCGGGCCGTTCGTCGCCATCACGCCATTCAAgacggaagaagaggcggTGGCGCTGGCGAACAACACATCCTATGGGCTCGGTGCCGCGCTGTTCTCGAGAGACATTGAGAGATGTCATcgcgtcgccgcccggcTGGAGTCGGGTATGGTTTGGATCAACAGCTCCAACGACTCTGACATCCGTGTACCCTTCGGTGGTGTCAAGCAGAGTGGCATCGGCCGCGAACTGGGTGAAGCCGGTCTTGCTGCCTATACGCAGACGAAGGCTGTGCATGTCAACCTGGGTCTTGTTTTGTAG